A window of Benincasa hispida cultivar B227 chromosome 9, ASM972705v1, whole genome shotgun sequence genomic DNA:
CCTTTTGACCCCTATGTAGCTCCATCCATGATTATAACTCACTTAATGTTTGGGTATTTCATTGTAATATAGTTGAAATTccaaattattataaaacacgcttaattacattaaaaccatttgaaaatcatcattatctacgatgtttactattttataaCCATGATCTCTTCTAATTGAATCTAGATTAAAATAGTCTCAACTTCAAatatagattattataatttaaattaaaatagtcaACTTCACAAACACATATCATAATAACTAATTCAATATCTTAAACGTCTCGTTTATGTTTATGCTTACTTTAACAAATATATTTCAACTATTGCAATTGCCTTATAATGACGtcaaatttgttatatttgaggATAATGTTTTCATACACGCCTAGAAATATTCAATTTTCCATCGCACAAGTTTTCAACATTCACGTAACGCATCTATCGTCTCTCCGTAACCAACCTCCTTCCCTAGTGAcacttcaatttcaaaattctaTCCACACCCTCTTGATAcgattattattatcattatttcaATATATGGAAGAATTTTAAATATGATGAAATTATGCATATCCTCACTCTCACTATTTCATCTCAATGTTTGATCTCACTTTTTCTCCTCTTTTAAATTATATCTTTGTGAAATTGTTAAGTGATATTATTACTTTTAtcgattaatttaaaattttttaagataaatagAATATGGATTATCTACCAAATACGTATTGGTTAAACTCACTTAATccgaaaacataaaacaatatGTGACCAAGCAAACAAAtctttaagttttcaaaaattgggtcaaatttCTTTTGATCTTCTAAAAATAAGTAACTTGTACGAAAAATTAAGAATATGAAAATTTCTTCATACCACCTTTAATTATTGTAAGAATGCTTTTATAGTGTGAGGCCAAATATTATGTTTTTATATCGTGAGACcaactattaaaaatatatctatgaagGTAAATTTCTAGTATGAACAAAGTGAATATAGTATTATTGTAGACAAGATGTGataaatttttctctaaaatataaCAAGACGAAACGTGATAAATATCGTCACatacttaaatatttttcaaagtgaagaatttatattttctttttcatttcaattagatgtattataaaaatttaaacccataacatatatattttagtcATTGAACTATATTAAATGATTGATGTGTAGTTAGATACATATGCCCCTTAATAGTAAAGATTGGATtagaatatattattttaattcctatattttgaaacttatttaaatttaatctgtACTTCTTAGTTGTATATTTTGGCAAAATGCACCAAATTGCTCTTTCtatatttgaagaaaaattcAACGTTTGCACATGCACGTGAACATTTCATAGATTCAAATTTGTAGAAAAATATAAGGATTCTGCGCGTGCATATGCACGTGtgtatatgaatatttcatagaTTCGAACttgtagaaaaaataaaataaaaaatacaagttttggtgtgtttactatttttcatGTAAAATGAAACAACACCAATAccataaaagatttattttacaaaaagaagaagagggaaaatttgtttttttttacagCTAAACATATGTAATTGTTAAGTTGTGTTGTATCAATCCTTACTATCAGGGATTGCAAAATTTACCACGTAttcgattttttttctttttactaattcacaaaaaattacttaaaaatctacaaagttttatttttctcaattagTTTGATTAATATACAgattaatcaaataattaactttTTCATAATAACTTATAAATTTGGACAAAAATGGAGATAAAATGTCGGTTTATCTTAAAAGTTTGAACTGTACacatatattacattttattgAACACCTATAGATTACTTtcccagaaaaaaaaaaaaaaacacaaaagtaatactttttaaagtttaatataCACGCAACTTTCGATTGAATTGGAATTGCAATAAGATAAAATTCAATATAGCAATCACAAATAAAGAGAACAATTTACCTGAACACGTGTCAAAACGAACTTGACTTAATAGTAATtggtatataatttttttttgaaggttgaagttcgtttaatttaagtttatatattttcaaatgaattCTAGTCCCTATTActtttttatgatttattttttttcaatttttaaatgaactatattttaaaatttgaaaatgtattcacatgaaaattattattattattgttatttagttaataggaaaaaataaaaatttattttaaggattaaatttaaatttaagatgAGTTAAAAATACTAgattaaaattagacatttaaaattataaaaattgaaattgaactaTGGACTAGAATTGTATTTTAACCCAACAAAATTAGCTGGACACGTATTGCCACCACTTGTACAGAGCAACACTGTAAACTGTGCCGTACACAACTAGTCTGATTGGATAAATCCTAAACCtgcaaaaattttcaaaatctcgGAAACTcagaaacaaaaaaagaaggTAAGAAATCCACGAAATTTTTTTTGTCCAATTATAATACATATTATTCTCCACGTTATTAAATgctttatatattaataaataatatcatAAATTCTATATAATTCTTTAATTATACTTTTGTTGAGAgcaataaatgaaaattgtatAGAAACATTTTATTACTatcataatattaaaaattttctttatcatattgtttgataatcatttgattttttttaataaaaaaattaagcatatttttttccctttttttctttttataatttatcttaagaattaaattcttgatcaaattaaaaaaaaaaaaaaatttaaactacctttttaactttcaaagtttgaagaaaaaaatagatcATCAAAAGAAATTGAGGTGTTTGTgggtttaattataaaaataaaaaaccaaagaCTACGATTCAATTTTGGTAATAGTTTAGgcggtaaccattttgtttttttttttgagaaatatatttcttttctatttcttacTCTGATTTGTATTTTTCATAAGTACAGTGGTTGATttattagtcaaatttaaaaaataaagacaaattttttaaaaactatttttcttagttttcaaaatttgatttgatttttttaaactattagtaaaaagtggataattaaagaaaaaatttcgAGATAGAAATAGTGTcgatagatttaattttaaaaaatcatgacTACAAAATTGggcatttttaatttttaaaaattgactcTATAAAGACTTATCCTACCTTCAATCtataattttttgaattatatctacattttgtcaatattttaaaaaatccaaattaaaagactaaaaaaaaataattttaaaaaatttgtttaatttaatttaattttttttttaaaaaaaagttactgGCCTGAATGTTACCAAACgggcaaaattaattttggtacGGCTGAAATACTGAATCTAATTTTCTCTCACAATTTTTTCATCGATCAAACAAGAAAGAAGAACACgaataaaggaaattaaaggTAACCGACCTTCGAAACCGAGATCCAGTAGAGATCCGATACGATTCCCTTTCCTCTTCAGTGACCGGAGAAGTCCACCGGGAGAAATCGCGATCAAAGAAGCACCAATCCGGCAAGAGGACGCCGGCGATGGCGAAAGCGCCGACGAAGTAAGTTACGACCATCTTCTTAAAGGAATACGTAGTGATTCCGACGAGAACGACGACGGCGGCCAAGAAAACCAGAGAAGAGTTGAGGGCGGCGTCGTTGGCCAT
This region includes:
- the LOC120086599 gene encoding signal peptidase complex-like protein DTM1, which encodes MANDAALNSSLVFLAAVVVLVGITTYSFKKMVVTYFVGAFAIAGVLLPDWCFFDRDFSRWTSPVTEEERESYRISTGSRFRRFRIYPIRLVVYGTVYSVALYKWWQYVSS